The genomic window GTAGGGTGGTGAAAGGGTCAGCGAAGGAAAGTGAAGTGAATTTTAAAACAGTCTCAGAGGCCGTGTCAGACTTGGGtcaaataattatttaaaatacTTGTAATGAGGAGTTTACTCTAAGTGCCAGGTGGTGAGGTCTGTTTCTTGATAAGATGCTCAATTTGGGTAGGGAAATTACAGGTTTCGGTACGTCAGACAGCATTCTCCAGTTggttaaattaaaatgaccaaatgaccatttgtgtattaATTACTCACCATGTTTTATACTGAGTTCAAGagggaaactttgttttttctcacatgcctccacagtgagtAAAGAATCCTAAAATGGAGGAAATTCTTGATGCattaaagtcataggggtccacgtttaacaacaaaaaaacatcaatttacaaactcccacacaactcgtgcagtacaatccaagtcttatttatgtagctgtatgctcagtacttcccaaacacatgcatttttactttaacttcactatttaaaacacttaagcATAAACAGCACATGCGCAAGACAgcgtttgggaagtactgagcatacgactggataaatgagacttggattatactgtaggTGTTTTTGTGAGAgtctgtaaacagatgttttgatatagttttgctgttattaaacACGGCCCCCTTTAACTCCAATTCGGCATGAATTTtcccagtttttggattcttcgttcaccgtggaggcatgcgagaaacaCAAAGATTTCTTCATAAATTCAACTCAACACAGGGTGAGCAACTGAAATACAAATGATGATTTGAGGTGTGAATTGTTCCTTTAACTTGGTGCTATAATTTCACGTCACAAATTCCACGTACCAGGAACATTGATGCTCTTTTTAACATGTCTGTTGACGTGTTTGTGTTTCTAAGAGCAAGGAAGAAAGTACGACAAGGAGAAAGGGGAAGTGAAAACACAGGGATTAGCGTCTCCGCCTCGTCGCTCCTCCTCTCAGTCCATCTGTCTTGGAGGGAGATGAAACCTTAATCTTGTTACACAGGGAGGAGCTTTGGCAGGGAGCTCAGGGGTCAGAGTTAACACGAAGAGTGTTGTAGACCTTCTAAGCAAATTACTTTTATGGATAGTAAACACTAGCCTATGCACTTAATAATGTCTCAGTTAGTTGTTATGGAAAACATAGCACAATATatctatttttgttgttaaattaaatctttatttttatatagaTGGATGGACTGTGACTTAAGCTGTCATGAGATGTTGTATGTTTCTCACTTCCCGGTGTTATTCAACCCCTCTGTACTCAAATGACTTTGATTGTACACTTTCTTGCACGTGACATTTCTTCCTATCTTGTCTATGTGTTCTTCAAAATGGTATTTCTATTCATTTCTGATACCCCTTTcaatttttaaagtaaaaaatgaaTCATAACTAACTCAAAGACGACACTGGCCATGCAtgcacaaactgtaaataaatgttacataTATTTTTCAAACAGCGCCACTTTGTGATTATTTGCTCACGTTGTTTGATCATTTGCAAGCCAGCTGAGTGGGgagtcaaaaaacatggctgcttacaTTGAAACTATACGACTTAATTTAAGCAATGGATtgcattttctttctctcttttttatatgtttgtgcaggatgttttttttctctgaacacCTTCAAAATGGCCTCTCATTGTGACCCATTGCTGTCACCCACCTGCATTCACTTATTCCTCAGGATTCGACACCCCGACTATGCttataaaatgttttgcttGACTCCGGTCCACCCTCAtgcaccctgatgaagaccttaGGGTTCAAACCGGTCGGTGTTGTAGTGTAAGCAGCCCTGTTTTATGaaaaaaggctttttaactTAATTCAAGTGCATTTGTTCCTGCTCCACACGAGTGTCTGAAGTTAATTTGTTCTTTTGTCCAGGTGCACCTGTGTTTATTCTTGAGTCTCATATGATAAAGATAGTCCTGGAGCACACTGCTACCATGTTCTCCAGCTGAGTGGGGTTTGCAAAATTTGATTCACATACTCCTTGCACAACTTTGATAAATGACATTGCTCTTGAAAGCCACTAGATGTCGCTGTTTTCTTTATTCTCTCACGTCAGGCCACAGCATTTACAACACTTGATGATCCAAGGAACAGCCAGcaattaaaacagaataaattcTCCTCCACATCTGATCCTCAGGAGGTACTGCCAAACACATCTGCTTGTTCGTCACTGTCGGGGCCAGGTGCTGAACCTAAGGATGATGTGCTCATTTGCTTTCGGTCTGTAGCAGCCAATTCCTGCGGAAAAGGAAAGGTTTAGAACAGAAACTCCACAGTTTAGTTCATACATGAACACAGATACTGAAAGGAATACAGTGTTCAGGTGTGCTGCTCAGCTCACATGGTGTACCTGCATTAATAGCAATTGGGAGATAATGTGAAACTGAACCCGTGGCATCCTAAAGGAGGGGTACACAATTGTGCAGAAATAAATTCTTGATGGGAGCAAGACATTGGTGTGACGATACCTGACAACAGATGGGACCATATCGTTGAATGAGTCCACTCTTCTGTGTGCTAGGCATGGCGTATTACCATGTAAGGTTCTCTTAGGGTACATTACACAAATGCCACCAGTGACACTTGCAATAGGTGCAAACAGTCACCTGCTAATCATATTCACATGTTCTGGTCCTGCCCAAAAGTTTTGGAATCAAATATTCAACACACTTGGGACAGTTTTTGGCGTGAACCTTGACCCTGATCCTCTTACGGCCCTGATTGGAGTCCCACCACCTACAGCACCGAACGTCCCATTGACAAAGCAGCATGTTTTGGCTTTCACAACTCTATTAGCTAGGCACCCTCAACTTGTTTAAGTACACACAATAGCTGGCTTAAGGAGATCCTAAACCCCCTTGAACTTGAAAAGAGTAGATTTTCCCTTGGAGACGCTGGTAAATCCTTCGACAAGACCTGGAAGCCCTTTATGGAGTTTTTGAGTAAGGCTACCATTCACTCAGATGATAAGTAGATGAGAAAGATttgtaaaagaaagaaatacattcctgaaattcagttcggattttggttttggtgtgccatccCAAGACTTTCAGTGGCTCCATGCGGTCACCCCTATGGGAAGTATCTGTAGGCACCACTGCTCTGTACCCCCCAAAAAACCAAAGCAGCGCTCTTAAAGCACCACTAAATGATAGTTGCACTGCCTGCTCATGAACGGCAAAAATCTCACCCAATATATTAAAGGCAGAGAGTGACTAATATCACAGCAATGATAAAATTTTAGAATAATCACACCAGAGGACATCCTGAGGCACCAACGACAACTAATTCTCCTGCCTCATTACAGCTCATTAAGTCAGATATGTTGCACTGACACTCTGGGGAGGATACTCACCCACATCCAGCCTGTTGTACCCTCCTGAGGTTTCTGACAGGATCTCCCAGTAAGTCTGCTCGCGTTCGTTTCCAGCTACTCCATTCACACTCTCCAGCAACAGGCCAAACTCTGGGTCCACCTTCACTGTGAACCTGGCCATACACAGAGAGTCAGGACTATTTATCTACAGCAGAAATGGGTCAGCGCAAGCTTAAATATGTATGAGAAACAGCCCAGCCACCTTTAAGAATAAAGGGTGTTATGCAGAGGTATTAGAGGGGATGTCATGGGCGGTCTTACTTGAAgtcccgctgtgtttcctgcagtctCCTCAGAGCACCCAGCAGCACACCTCCTTCGACCACAGAGCTGAAATGGGACTCAGGAGTCATGTTAGACAGGTCATTCTCCACAGACACTCTGATAGGAAGAGTCGCTGGACCTGCACACCATGTTGCATTCAGTTACAGTGACACTTTacatgatgcacacacacaaaagcgagtcatttaaagttttttgtATTCATATTTTCTTCAATATTCACCTTTGTCTGTGAGAGCTCCTCGTGTCAACATCAAAAGAAAGCCCACAAAGAGGAGAGCAGCCGGTCTCAGTGCCATCCTGTACAATCTTGTCCCCCAGATGCCCACTACTACTTCAGCTCAGTATTTATAGTGTGCCGAACCCTCCTCTGTGAGCCCTCTCCAGTCCTATAGTATCTTTACTCCTGCAGTCACTttgcaaaaacatgtttgtggaGTTAAATACTCATAGTGACAGCCAGAACACCAACGAGTGTTTGCTCTCATCTCACACATGTGCCAATCAGTCACTGTTAATGTGTGCTATATGAATAGAGAACCACAATTATCTCATGGTCATTTATTTGGTTAATGATCTACCTTATGGTTGTGTTCTCTCACAGCGtatgaataaaaatgactggTCGTTTTTAGATCATTTATGTAGGCAAACTTATCCTACAGAGAGTGTAAGAAAGGTCATCTCTCCTTCCTCGAGGAAAATATTACATTACGCAATCAGGATTTGGCCTTTTACGTAGAAGTGGATTTAAATAGCACCCTGTGTGTCCCTATAGCAGTCCTATCAGTCAAGACTGAAAGTGGCCGTGCAGCACATTTACTGGAAACTAAAAACAAAGCATCCATCTTTATTTTGGACACCGACATGTCTTCAAGTTATAGGAAAAATTAGACCAAGATATGTTGCAACACAGTGCAAACCTGTGATGATTTACAGGTGAACGCAATGGCAGATCCTCCTACAGGCATTACAGGCAGCCGCCTATAGGGCACCACccagtgtatgtgtatgtggaCGGAATTAAAGTaagagaaaaagaacagggctcagtaaaaaaaaaaaaaaggaagaagacTAAATTTGTACATACTATTCCTTTGTTATGTATTAATATGTATATGTTAGCTATGTTATGTATTTGTGATGTGTTGTCATTAGGGagtgttctttacttatgagggagggggtggtgcaaaaataaaaaaataaaatatttttttcgaGCACTGAAGAGggacttatgttttttattgtggctCAGGAGAAGAGCATGTAAACTTAAAGAGAAGGTGATTTTGAAGgcatgtttttgttcttttaaaaaTCGGCAAatttacaccatttatcattgccagaaactgtaaaaacagaaattatcactgaattttcaaattTCCTTTGTTTGAAGAGAGATATTCGCATAGCTAACTGTCTTGGATGCAGCCAGGTGTGTCGGAAAGTATTGTTTAAATCTTTGAGACCTTTGACAAATTACCAGGAGGACCAAAACATTAGTGTtactaataaattgtgaagctgagcaagagcagGGTGCAGGATTTTCTCTTCAaagattttaacatttccaaCAGtctttggacacatcatgtgcaaaGAAAACTTCCAATAGGAAAAAATCCGATTTTAGCTTGAAATAGAGctcggtctcactccaaagtcgtcaaaatcagaaaccaacaaaagaaggtgtcctttaatgtcggcatgatacgcagctggttgTCATTAGTTTAACAGTCCAACGCAGGTTAGGTGGAGCAGTGGTGGATGCATCCAACAAACCTCCACTTTCACCCGGGAAACAGTTGCTcacgtcccataagattctaaggCCAAACGCAGGTCTTTTTCCCTAAATCCAACCACGTTCGTTTGTTGTTGATGGAAAAAGAAATCATcagtttgcggtgttgtaccgacatgaGCCCCTTTttagcattggcagtataaaaacaaaattggggagtgcagcaaaatgccgcctacctacttttgttcatacagaatgcgcctttgtcagagcaatggggggcgtgagcaagtaacaaaatgtgtagctcagcgtgtgacgtaaacagtgacgtgggagggaagccgcggctggtcagtccttctgcgattctctcgtaagtcggcccgtccttcaccgttcccatcatttgacggttaatggcctctttgtttgcgagggcaaagagggcgcacaattccttgtctgcccagttgttcatctttacagtgtctgtcaggtttgcgtttccctcttgctattAGCTGcacattcctgctatcagctgtttcctgttagtctaccgccagtgggtcacacatgcagcatcatcaacagctcctcccgtggcggaagggcgcctcgttctttttaaaccaaaaaggttccgccaatatgtctccacctcggatcaactcgccaatctggctttGTGTGTCTAAA from Epinephelus lanceolatus isolate andai-2023 chromosome 11, ASM4190304v1, whole genome shotgun sequence includes these protein-coding regions:
- the LOC144464669 gene encoding cobalamin binding intrinsic factor-like, whose amino-acid sequence is MALRPAALLFVGFLLMLTRGALTDKGPATLPIRVSVENDLSNMTPESHFSSVVEGGVLLGALRRLQETQRDFKFTVKVDPEFGLLLESVNGVAGNEREQTYWEILSETSGGYNRLDVGIGCYRPKANEHIILRFSTWPRQ